From Malus sylvestris chromosome 1, drMalSylv7.2, whole genome shotgun sequence:
GAATCATTCCCGTCTCATGGCTTAGCTTACCGGATGTTATGAGCCTGAACACTAAGCCATGCAAAAAGAGTTGTCTGCTTCCAGCCACTAACTTTCCGGAGCTTCAACATTATTCCACGGTTCTTATTGTACAAAACATACTCTCCTTCGCAGTCCAACATGATGGATGGGTTGATCCAGTATATCCAAAATGGTCTGATTAACTTGTGAGCTTGAACTGATTGGTGGGTCCATCAAAATAAGTTAGACACCACTTGTGCGGTTCGGCAAAGGAGAGTTGGGGCTTAAATCCAGTTTCAGGTTCATTTTAACATGATCCTTAAGGAGCTGGCGAGACACCCGATCAGCTAAAACCGACTGTCCATCATACTGCTCCACTTTGGCAGGCCTTACAAACTGCTTTCCCAGAACATCATTTTCACAAGGCATCAGTTCTGGGAAGATATGAGCGCCTGGCTGCTTCCCTCGAAACATGTCAGGACATGAATCATGATAGGAGGAGGGCCCATTGACATAGAGACCATTCGAGGGTTTTGAAATGCCTCCAAAACCCTCTTGCAAGTTGATGGGCTGGTTCATGTGAATAAATGGAACGGCACCACTGCCACCTGTGAGAGGCGTGGATGAGCCCGAAGTAGTCCGTGGGCTAGATATAGGGGAAGGTGACATTCTTCCATTTAGGTGTGGTGGTGACCTTGAGTGCAATAGAGGGCTTCCAATGGGTGAGACAGGGCATGATATATTCCTTGGAATATGGATCTCACTGCAGTTTAGGCAAATAAAGATCAAACCAAAATCTTAATGTCAAAATGTTGTTGTACGCATCAACAAAGAGAAACATAAAGATAGATGGATATacaaatgtgtgtgtgtgtgagcaagagagagagagagagagattgaccTGGTATGGTTATTAGTTTTTGAATGTCTAGATGAATGAATTGCAAGCCTATCTGAATCCAAGTTGGAGAAATTCCTCCCTTGCCCAATACCCTAACAATGATCAATAAAACACAACAGATAAAATAAGAGGCGAGAAGAGGACCCGTGCATGTAACAGCTGCTTCATCAAAGTCCAATCAAGGATATCATAAATGTGTTTATACTTGATGACACACAACACTAGGGAAGATTTTCAATCCATATATACAGACACTAAAACAGAGAGATTTCAACATCTGTATTGTCTTGTCTCTAGATATAGGGACTGGGTTGGGTTGTAATGTGAACTAATGGTACTGACAACCTTACTATTTCATTGTAACTGATTATCACGAGTTCTTTGCGCACATTGAGGAAATAACAGGTAACGAACCTGATAGCATGCACTATGctcaaacataaataaaaaaatgattacAAAACTACCAACACCATAAGACACCAATTTTACATCTGTGGTAAAAATGGAATTCATACCAGTGTTTTCACtccatttgtaatcccagaggGTGGATCAGAAGGCTCAAGGCCCAACATAGATCTTTCCAAAGGCGCAGCATATTTCACATAAGGATGCTCCAAAAGCTGGGCAGCTGTAGGACGATGGAGTGGATTTCTCTGTAAGCATTGCCTTATGAAATCCTTTCCATCATCCAAGAGGCTATCTGGAATTGCTGGAAGTTCCTTGCTATTCCCAATCTTAAACATGGCAGCAACCTTTTAACCACAAAAAGGACAATATTACACAATGCAAAGAATACTTGAATTAGCCTATATGATCTCAATCTCAAATTCTTATAACCCCCTGCCCTACatccaataaataaataaatgtacaCAAGCATTCGTTTGTAGACCTAAATTATTACCCCTTCATACTGGCTCCAAGGTGGTTTTGTTGTAGCCATTTCCAAAACAGTGCACCCAAGACTCCATATATCTACAGCAAGGTTGGCACCACTTGAGTTCTTTATAACCTGGGCAAGCAACCGAAATGAAGACTTAAGTAAAACCATCAAGAAGCATGCCATGGAGGAGAAAATATACGAAAACTAGAAGCAACCTAACCTCAGGTGCCATCCAGTAAGGGCTTCCCTTAAATGATAATGGACATGACTGCCCAGTGATCTGCAAAGCACACAAGATAAGTATGACTGTGCTTTACATGCATTTAGATTAGGAGAGAAGGGAAACAGAATTGTTTTTGCAATAGTTGGTTATGGTTTGCATTATCATGTCATATTCTTTAAATCATATCAAGATTAAGTATGCATGCGTTTACATGCTTAGCCATCCCAAAGTCTGCCAACTTGACACGTCCATTTGGGTCTACAAGTATATTTGCCCCTTTAATATCCCTGTACATGAAAGATGCTTAATGTTCAGTAAATACATCGTGATAGTATATTTAGACGGTTGAATTTATGCTTCAAAGTACTTGACAAAGAATAGCTAACGAATTTCACCTGTGGACAGTGTTTTTAGCATGTAAATACGCCAGCCCCGACAAGATTTGCTTAGTATAACTACGAATTGCTAGTTCGCCAAATTGCCCATAGTCTTGGAGAAGTTTATATATGGATCCACCAGATACATactccaaatatatatatagcttgTCATCAACCTGTAATAGGAATGAATATCAGCATAGATTATAGTGGTTGCTTGAATCTTCAAGTAAAAGTTACTTTTGACCCATAATATTGCACAACTACTCAATATGCAGAGATTAAGCTTCAGACTCATAACTAAGAAATGTGTTATCGACAAACATGACAAATGAAAATCGGTATTTAAATGCATACAATGAATAATCCAACATGGACAAAAGACTTACTGATTCAGACCCATAATATTGCACAATATTGGGGTGCCGTAAACGGCTCAATAAAGCAATTTCCTGTCAAAACGTCGCAACATAAAAGTCAAATAAATGAAGGAAAGCATATAACTTGTCCAAGGAAGGAACTTGAAAACTAAAACAACAGGATGATACCTGATTTAATTGCTTAGCGCTTTCCTTAGACTTTGCATCATCAGAAAATAATGTGACCTCCTTCATCGCACACATTTCACCACTTTCACTGAACAAGTCGGTAATGTAAAATCAGATAGGCATAAACTTCACATGCAAGCAACCTATGAGAGAAACTAATTTACAAGCTACATGTGAGataaatggatttttttttcctacactTGGCCAAACCATCAAGCAAGTTTGAAGGCAGGACTTTGAAGTTTTATAATGTAGAGTATTAACTGCTACGTACTTAGATATATGATTGCttggttgagagagagagagagagagagagagagacagatttGGGTATCTACCTATTAAAACCAACATAAACATGTCCAAAAGTCCCTCTACCCAGCAGCTTTCCCTTTTTCCAGCGTGAACCAGGGCTTGGTGGGTTCTCTGCCCTTCCTGGGCTTCGTGGCACAGAAGGAGATGTTGCTGCTGAATTTGAATGAGAAAAAGGGGAAGCATTCACAGGGGGAAGAGGCAAACGGTGACTTTGTTGTTTCCCATCATCAGCCCAGCTTGTCTGTGTCTCATTGGGAGTCCCTCCTGCTTTAGGATGGATAGGCGTAACAGCACCACTATGAATTCTTGAGCCTGGGCCTGGGCTTGTCATTCTGGGACTAGGTACCGGAGAATACTCAGGGCTACCCCTGCTTTGCTGCCAAAACAACTGTCCAGACATATCTCCTCCCATTGAATTATGTCCAGAATTGTGACCCGAACCTGGACTGGAGCAGTGGCCAGAGCCAAGTAGAGTGACATCTGGATAAGGCTTTGCAGCCCAGAAAGCAGAGTTCACCACTTGCTCAGTGCCAAATGCTCTCATTGGGCTTCTAGAAGGACTTGACATTGAGCTGTCAGGAGCACTGCAGACAGCTCCATTATAAGGAACTTGTAGGTTTGGCACATGGCTGCCTAGATGCCTACGCTTAGGCGATGTGGGGGAAACATGATTATTGAAAGAAATGTTAGCTGATTTTTTTGGCTCTCTTGAGTGTACTGGAGCAACATTGAATGACTGATCCTTGAGCATCACACTTCATAAAAAGTGCAGAAAATTGTCAGGGATGAGCAAGCTAAAGGAATTACAAGTAAATCATTGACATTCATGCATATAAAAAATCATGCATACTAGTACCATAATTGCACGTGCAATAAATGAAAGCTCACCTGCAAGGGCTGCCAGAAGCTGTTCTAGTGCCATTGTCATCAGTTGCCTGAGGGCTACGATGGCATGATGAGTCAGCTGGATCGTCACTATCAACAGAGCTCTCACTAAAGACTGAATCAGTGACCATGTCTCCATCTACATCTGTACGATTTGACCTACTGCCGATGCATGCAGGTCTCGGCAGAGGTAGAAACGATAATGGCTTAGAGCCTTTTTCCGATCTTGGTTTTGTTGATATACTAATTCCAGAATCTGTACGAGCAACATGAGCAACATGTAGACCAGGAAGCGGAAGTGGTTGAGCATTAGTCCTTTCAGCAAAACTTTGACATCTGGAAACATTTTTTGAGGGCGAAGGAGATATTGATTCTATAGGGGATTGACATCCTTTTTCCGAAATAGTATCATTGCAATTTCTTCGAGACCCTCCTGATCTACTATTCAATCTACTCTctgaagaaaaattaaatttccgATGTAAAGAGTCAATAAAACTTTCCTTTCCTGCCTTCTTCTTTGCTTCTTTGGATGACGACTTCCCCCACCATGAAGGCATATTTCTCATAATAGGTTTACAGAATCCAAGGGAAAGTACTTCAAAGCTAGTTCATTCCAGCAGTATAACTTAATTGTATAACACCATTACATGGGGTTACCAATCAGTTACACGAGTTCAATTCAGCACATAATTAAAACCTGCAGGGATAAAGGCTGCATGTCAGTAACTCTATTTCAAGGATCTCTAAGTTAAGTTAATGGCACAAAAGATATGCTGCAAAACAACCAGAATTAAGTAAAGGACACTAGCACCTAAATCGTAAAGGTCTGAAATTTGGTAGACCATAGGAATATGCCTGTATCACATACTCGCGCCATACTCACAAAACCGCTTCAAACGACACTTAGTGAACTCAACACATGTGAATCATTAGATTTTACAGTGCAACATAATATCCATGAACTAAGTTAAATTAGCTCTCACCCACCTCTTTCCAATCCCCAAACTTTAACCTTTGTTTGGTTCCCGGGAAAACGCAGCAAAGAGCAAAATGAAACCCATAATTTTGAATCCAAACCTTGATAAATTGGGTCATGTAAAAGCAACACAAAGACTCTGACTTCAACATGCACAACGGACCTACTGCCTCAAATTTCAAAACCCAGAACCCAAAATAACGGCAACAACATTCAAATTTTCCCTTTCGCTTTCTTTCTCCAATTTTCTCGGGAACCAAACAAAAAGTTTCGATCCCAAATTGCTCACTACCACGAGCTCGCAACACAGATCTACTTGCAACTTAAACACTCACACAGAATCAACAAACAACTAAATAACTCAACAAATCAGTAATTTACTAAATTTACATAACAAACAAAACGATACTCACTGAAATTTTTCAGGAGCTGCAAAATCCGAGCTGAACCCGCTCGGAATCTGGCACGAATCTCGACGATAATTTGATGGAGTTCTTCTGATTGCACAGTGAAATGCTCGGAAAAAACAAAATCCCTAGAAATCAACGACGTAAAGAGGATTGGATTATGAGGATTTTGTGTGTTTTGTTGCAATTGAAAGGAAGAAGAGAATCGACGCTTccagggggagagagagagagagagtatattTTTTTCTGAGCTTAAAAGACATTAATAAGTTGTCTAGAGCTgctgatttttcattttttatatttattttgctTTTAAAACCCACTGAGAATTCATCTATCTGTTTTATTATAATTCAATAACTGAACgatattttattagttttttagtCAGTAAGATTTTTGTTGagtaatttataatatgaacgattaattataattttaaattttgtaacCAGTCacaaactatttttaaaaataactCCTTCTTATATGTTGAATAGCCAAGTTAATTtctagggtaaattacatagtagcctctcaggtttgaggtctattacaacctcatacaacatctttaaaatatttcattttcatacctcaaatactattttatttcaaaataataaaaccgttacattttccatcaattGATCTGTTAAGCACTGACGTGgctaccacatttgtgccacgtggctgccaaatgtgtgccacatggtaaaaaaataattttttattttcttttttttaaaaacctgaattaaaaaaaaaaaaaaaaaaaaaaaaaacttgaaaacgcAGAAACCCGCCCCACCCCTCTTCTTCCTCtatctgtttcttcttctccgccCAACACAGAAAAACACCAACCactctttcttttctccctctctgCTCTCTGCTATCCTTTTTCACCTTTTCTTCAGCCttcctcccctctctctcttctcggtGCGGCATCGTTCCGTGGTTTGAGATTAACCCATTCAAAAATCAGAACTTTGACCGCATTCGTAAGCACCCCAAACCCACCAACCAAGCActgaaaaaattcaaaatttgaatacaTACCTCGTTGTCAGAGCCGACGAGCCCACTCAGCGATGCGTCGGGAGCACTGGGTCCGGGTTTTTTCGGGGGGAGAGGGGAGAGGTTTCGGATATGGGTTTGTTTGGGGGGGGAAGTTTTCTGggtttggttgcagattttTTGGGGGTGGATGTTTCCAGGTTTGCTTGCGGcgcgccgggggggggggggggggtatgtGGGTTTGTATGCAGAGAGTAGAaagggagaaaagaaagagtGGTTGGTGTTTTTCTGTGTTAggcggagaagaagaaacagataGAGCGAAAATAGGGGTGGGGTGGGTTTCTgcgttttcaagttttttttagttttttttttattttattcaggttttttttttttaaataaaaaaaaaaatttgcaacatggcacacatttggcaaccacgtggcacaaatgtggcagtcatgtcagcacttaacggattcatggatggaaaatgtaacggatgtattattttgaaataaaatagtacttgaggtatggaagtgaaatgttttaaagatgttgtataaggttgtaatagacctcaaacctgagggacTACTATATAATTTACCCTAATTTCTATATTATGTACTTTACCACATtcgtttaatttaatttctcccaccatttttttccttctacTCCAACAAGATGAAAAATATATCAAGTAATGGATTGTGTTGACGAATAAGGCGTTTTTTTATCCTAGTGTATTTCATGTTCGAAATCTCTttctttttaatgtaaattagagtaaaaatatcGAGAGTAAAACTAAATAATGAAAGATTATTTGGTGCCTTTCTTTCCTTACTATCATTTCTACACACGTCTTacaattttttaatacataatGTGTAATTTCAAGAACAACGACAAAACGAATGAGAGAAAGGCCTTTTGCATGCgccttaattaataattcattATTTTTACTTTAGATTAAGAAATTACAAGATGAGTGCAGAAATGTGAGTTTTTATTATTGGTGTTATTCTAcgttaaaaatgaaaattaggtTAGATTGCCTAATTATATGCTCATGTTAGCAtgatttattttacacctacaATAATGATTAGCACCAaaatattttctgttttttttttaaacaaatgcaACATAATATCGGTAGATTTATTTTTATTCCTGCTATCataccaaaaaatatatatgatgagTGTCCACTAAAAGGCATTTTAATTGCTCAAAGAAATCATTTCGTATTTGTAATAAttgtattaataaaaaattgtgtGGCAATCAAAATTTTTTCAGTGTGATGAATACCATCACGTTATACTATTAGTTtatttcacttatattataatatatgcatttatttaataaatattatattataaatcTATAAGTAGTGTAacagataaattaatattactACGTCACGGTATGCGATTGTCACTGTAAAATCCAACCTTTTATGTTTTATCAAAATATTATGGAAAAGGTAAATTCATTCTAGGGACAACTTGATTGTATGTGCCTAAAAAACAAAGAACAGACAACTTGATTGATACCCAACTTTTAATTATAAAGTAGTGCCGTATCTTTCCCTTTTTTATTCATCATAAAAGCATACTTATGCCATCTCAATTCAAATTATATGATTACAACTCACAAGTAATAATATCGACGCTTTGTAGCTCAGTTGATTAAGAGTATGCATCATTATACTCGAGGTTTCGTATTCGAATTTCTCTCTCCGTAGTTAGTAGGATACAACTTACAAGTAATAAGATCAATTAGACTACAAGTGTCATGTAACTGAGTTGGTTAAGAGCTTAAGAGTGTTTGCCCCCTTACACTCGAGGTTCCGTGTTTGAATCTCATTTCCCGTAGTTTGATGTAGATTATCCtatcttttgtcaaaaaataGAAAACCAATTATACTTAGTGAAATACATATTGTTTGATTTTTAGATGAGACGATAGTATCTTTATTAGAAcgttaaaaatatgaaaaattaaaagagaGTATTTTGGATTTAAATCTGAAAGGTCTTCAAATTACAAAACTCGAACGCAAAAAATAAGGACAATTTTTTGCCAATCTAATTGTCACCATATCGACTATACGTGAGCTTAAAATACACAATGTTATCGGATTTTATTAAGCggtaattttgttttgtatctcttttttattttgttggtatGTACTCATTGAAGACATTGTTTGGGTATGGCATAATGGCAGCAGAATGAAATGAGCTTGGGTTTGTAATCATATCATACCATCATTCTGTTGGAACCAAATATTAGCAGTTCTTAATATGTGCAATCAGAATAAAATGAATTGAACAATGCTATTGATTGGTAGGTTGAACGGCTAGGATCAATTGATCCTGAGGCTTCAGAGACACTGGTCCGAAAAAGGATCTGAATCCGTCCTCCACCATCCACGCCGTCAACGACTGGATGTTCGTGGTGGTCTCCTCGAGTTTCATGGGATTGGTTAGGGTACTTATACGTCTTGCATGCTTGCATGtggctctctttctctctctcacttcccACACCATGAAGCTCTCTCCCCACTCCACCATCCCAGTAAATCCTCAAATCATGCACCAGTTTACAGAACATGCCACATACCCCACAACAACACCACCGCCACCAACAACAAATTCTCCGTGGCATTTTAATCCTCTGCATATGGATGATGGAATCAGTACCATCAATTCACGAAACGACGACAACAGCAGCACTGTTTACAAGAAACACAGAACAGgctgaggaagaaggaggaggagagagagagtttaattTTGCAGCGACTGCTTCGTTGAAGAGATTGTGTGCCAAATATTCCCCCAAAAGCTTCAGCTGCCTCGCCGAAGACGGAGAGCATTGTGCGTTGGTGGATGGAGCCGACGATAGCTAAGTTTGTGAGGCCATGGATTTAATATTTCTCCATGCAAATAAGACGTTCTAGGTGAGTTTTTATTTAACATAGGGTTCGCTTTTAAAATATGTGGTTAGCATTTATTAGAAGAGTGATGTCACTCAAAGTATGCATTAATTACAAGAAAACATTTCTCTTCTTATCGGACACTTTATGTCATGATGACATTCACTATTTTCGAGTCGAGTCTCCATACGATATACAAACATTTCAAATTTCGCAAGcttgaaattgtgaatgtgaaagTTTGATCCTAGGTGAATTGGTTCACGAGATATATGAGGGGAGGGgtctctttgtttgttttcgtAATGCGTGATAATTATTGGATGAATaggttgttttgtttttgttttcacaaAGCATTTTAGTCACATTTTGAGGAGGAGAGATCCGGTCGCATTTGTCACACTTTCGTAATCTATTCGCCAAAAACACGGTACGTGAATTAAggaattaatataatatatattgtggaaaataatactaaattagtttCTCAGAATTGATTATTATTGGAGGAAAATTGTGGACATCTATCTTatattataaataggcaaacaaacaaaaaagagaaCTTTTGCTAGAAATCGAAGTGCaacactttttattttcttaactgTATCAGATAATGAATGTAGAAAAGAGGAGAGAAGATTTGTGTTATCACTTTCTGCTTTTAATCTTATGTGTTGTAGTGGTATGATACAAGAATATCTCTATATATAGAGATTTTGATTTGACATCTCTTTAAATGTACGAAGAAAACTTACACACCAAAATAGTAAAAACTAAACTTCTACTATTTAATTCTACTATTTCGACTTCCattcttcaatttttcataGACTTACTTTACGTCGGCATTCAGCCATTCACGCTCATTTCACACCATCTTGTATTTTGTACCAATTTATTTGCCAAACACGAGGCAAGAGGTTGATGTGCAGATGAAAGATGGCCAACCTGCACACAAGGGGAGATGTACCAAGCTACTCAGGCTAAAATTTGTGGGGCCATGGATCGCACGTATCATGTTGTCACAATCCCTTTCTTATGTCATGATTTGGCTTTGCTTTATGTTGGGACGAAGTCGGACGGAAGGTTATACTGTTACGTGATGATATTAATTtatgtgttataatataagCAAATGATATAGTTTTATAggaattataaaaaaaagtggATTGATAAGTAGATGATACCAATAGATTAATAAAAATACGTAGCAGTATGACAGTCGCACTAAAAACTGCCTTCAGGGTGTGAGGTGGATATAATTTAAAAACTTTCACAACTCATTCATCAACGTTACTTGAATCATACTTATGAAACGGCTTCTAAGTTCCAAGTTATGATAGCCGCCAAGACAATACAAAATAGCCTTCTCATTCTTCTTTAGCTAAAATCATTATATACAAAAAATTGTTGGTTTAGTATTTTCTTTAGTTTAGCACTACAAAAACCATCATACACTATTAAGTTGGCTGCTTATCCAAAAGCAAGAGGGTTCCGGGCAACGGTGCTCACCCAAGCTAATAGGAGCCACGCCTTCTTCTCCTCCGCGGCAGAGATTAGGGCCGCCGACGCTGCCATCCGCCCTCCAAGCGACAAAACTATCCacaacacaaaagaaaaagaaaaaaaaaatgcatgttAAGTGTCTGCTGAAAGTATGAGAATATTTAGGTTCTTGTAGATTGCAAAGAGAAATAATATCAACATACATACCATTTGGTACATTTGAAGCCAAATTTGACAGCACAAGTATGGTGACTGCAAGAACTATCCCGGTAGCACGATCAATTTGCGCATGCAGCGCCATGAAGTCCCAAAGATCGCTTGGAATGCCTGTCTTGTTAAATcctttgacggttataaacattACGCAGAAGAAAATCAAGAGTGAATAGGACACCtgataaaaaaaacaagagagAAATTTATGAACATTTGCAGTCTTGTGGTCCAGATGTTCCTTCCCTTCCAACGACTACATAGGAAATGCATCTGTTTGTCTTTTAAGTTGTGAGTGTCAAAGAATATGTCCTCACGGTTTCTTGACATACAAGTAACTTGATCAATCCGAGTTAATAgttgagaaaattatggagCCCTTATTTGGTTTAGTTTATGAGTCCTTATTTAGTGCAATTAATCATGAAGACCTTAATTAGTTGACAAAGAATTCGTTACCATTTAGTACTataataaaatcctaattgatttGGAATATCCCTTCTAGTGCAAAACCCTATTTCTGTGCACAAGGACTCTTGGCTGCTAGATTGTAGAAGTTCCTCCTTGAAACCCTAGCAATcatggcttcttcttcctccactttggaagataagtttatttccctttaattgtttgattggtttattGTAATTCTATTTGTTATATCTGTGATCCTAGTGCAAAACCCTATTTCTGTGCACAATGTGCCTGGGGAAAACCGACGAGAACTTACATCCCCTCTGGAACAGGTTCCGGAGCTGGATAGACCACAACCTCCAGAACATACATAGAAGAATCAAAGCATTCACACACACTACCACAAGCATTGCAGGGAGAATTCCAATCACAAATGTCCCGAAATAAATCTTACTCCGAATAGCTATAACAAGGTTTTGAGGATTGTCAATCGGGGTTGCTGCAAACCCAATGTTTGCACTCGAGGCAAGGGCGAGTAGGATAGGATGAGGCGGGAGGTTATGTTGTCTTGTAACTTTCAAAATAAAACTCGGTTAAAACCGCACAAGAGGTGTTATTGGTGAAGAAAGCGCTCGAAACGGTAGAAATCAAACAGATTCGACAGAGCAAGTCCCTTGCTCCTCGAGTTTTCCATATGAGCAACCTGCCCAAATACTTGAACATATCCGCTCTTTCGAGATAGATACAACCATTGTCCCGAACAGAAAACCAATGATTGGGAGATCAATAGCAGCTATGCTTGATCAGGAGTTAAGACTCGGAAAACAGCCATAAACATTGCCCCGAGGAGGGACTCTGCTGTCCTCCCGATTGGCAAGAAAGGGACAGCCGGAAACACTGCCAATATCCAAAAGACTGCAAACGCAATCGAGCCAAGAACCACTTTGAGAATAAGCCATGACCATTTTTCCAACTTCAGAGCTTATGTGCTCCCTCCCATGCACTCAAATTCAAATCTTCACCGTTTAGATTAGTGTAAAGTAGAATTTCGCTTGTATCACAAGAAGCTAAAGATCTTCACATGGACTCTAAGGCTGCGTCCGTTAGAAATGGAGGACAACTTCCAAATTTTGTCTAAATTGAAGGTAAAAGATTGATGGTTCATTTggttgtgcttttaaaataactgaaaaacgcttttagagaaaaaaaatttgggttccaaaacacttgaagtgctttctgcaagaagcactaGTTATGTGTATTTTCCAGAAAGTACTTTTAGTGCTTTTCCAGGATTTGcttacatttttactaaggattggttccaagaacattttcatcaaaaacgctttcaatcattttgaaAGCACATTCAAACCAGATATGAGTAGTGATGATCAAAGTTATCCCTTCTAATCCTACTACTATTGTTGTGGGATTAGACTGAAAAACTTTCATTCATGAGTAATTAATCTTCTACCTTCGAAGTTGCTATCCATTTCTTTCCGAAGTATCCTATCCAAGTCAATCCTCTTAACAAAAGCAGCCTAAAGCtcaatcattcacaagaaccaAGCCAAGATTGAAACTTTCAATCTGTTTAATAGCAATGGCTCAATAGAAATTTACAAAGATAcatcaggaaaaaaaatagaaatttacaAAGAAATTCACAATGAACATGTTCGAACATGTACGATATTCAGATGGATGAACGAAACAATTATTAGCTAAGATCAGTGCATGTAACATGTTTTGGTTTTGTCTACTACGAAAGCATCAAACTATCACTGTTGTAACTTGTAAGccaagagagagaaacaaacaaagaagaaaaaccaaaTCGAATGAAAGATTAAGATGCCATTAAAAATTACTCAAATCATGTGACACATTTTATTAGATTATTAAATTCATTTaatcaaaaaaataataaaggagAGGAATCCGTTACATCActttttttacataatttttatacaTG
This genomic window contains:
- the LOC126616303 gene encoding mitogen-activated protein kinase kinase kinase YODA-like; the encoded protein is MRNMPSWWGKSSSKEAKKKAGKESFIDSLHRKFNFSSESRLNSRSGGSRRNCNDTISEKGCQSPIESISPSPSKNVSRCQSFAERTNAQPLPLPGLHVAHVARTDSGISISTKPRSEKGSKPLSFLPLPRPACIGSRSNRTDVDGDMVTDSVFSESSVDSDDPADSSCHRSPQATDDNGTRTASGSPCSVMLKDQSFNVAPVHSREPKKSANISFNNHVSPTSPKRRHLGSHVPNLQVPYNGAVCSAPDSSMSSPSRSPMRAFGTEQVVNSAFWAAKPYPDVTLLGSGHCSSPGSGHNSGHNSMGGDMSGQLFWQQSRGSPEYSPVPSPRMTSPGPGSRIHSGAVTPIHPKAGGTPNETQTSWADDGKQQSHRLPLPPVNASPFSHSNSAATSPSVPRSPGRAENPPSPGSRWKKGKLLGRGTFGHVYVGFNSESGEMCAMKEVTLFSDDAKSKESAKQLNQEIALLSRLRHPNIVQYYGSESVDDKLYIYLEYVSGGSIYKLLQDYGQFGELAIRSYTKQILSGLAYLHAKNTVHRDIKGANILVDPNGRVKLADFGMAKHITGQSCPLSFKGSPYWMAPEVIKNSSGANLAVDIWSLGCTVLEMATTKPPWSQYEGVAAMFKIGNSKELPAIPDSLLDDGKDFIRQCLQRNPLHRPTAAQLLEHPYVKYAAPLERSMLGLEPSDPPSGITNGVKTLGIGQGRNFSNLDSDRLAIHSSRHSKTNNHTSEIHIPRNISCPVSPIGSPLLHSRSPPHLNGRMSPSPISSPRTTSGSSTPLTGGSGAVPFIHMNQPINLQEGFGGISKPSNGLYVNGPSSYHDSCPDMFRGKQPGAHIFPELMPCENDVLGKQFVRPAKVEQYDGQSVLADRVSRQLLKDHVKMNLKLDLSPNSPLPNRTSGV
- the LOC126616330 gene encoding silicon efflux transporter LSI2-like produces the protein MFITVKGFNKTGIPSDLWDFMALHAQIDRATGIVLAVTILVLSNLASNVPNVLSLGGRMAASAALISAAEEKKAWLLLAWVSTVARNPLAFG